The window TATACCCCCACCTCTATCCTCTAAACGCTAATATAGCCTAATCCTTTATTATCTTATATTCTCTTAAAAGTATTTATTTAGAATGCTCAATTGTTTAGGAACAACCTTAAATGGTACTGCACCGGCTGTTATTTGACTCACATTACCAGCAAGAAAAATATCCATGGACGGACAGTAAAATAGCCATGAGCCGGAAGCTCCTGTGTGTCCTATAACCCCTGGCATGGGGTTAAAAGGGGTAAAAATACGCGGCATTTTAAAGCGCATCATTCCTAGGCTGTATTCAATTGGCCAACCGGGGCCCACTGGACTAAAAGACAAGCCGAATTTGTTCCACTCGTTTAGCATAAGATCAAGGGTGATGGGTTTAGCAAAGACTCTGCCATAAATCAGCGCCCGCATGAATGCCAGCAGATCAACGATGGTACTATTTAAATCTCCTATAGAGCTCATTGCTTTTGGTATGTTTAGGGGCATATCTTTATACCATACTGTAGCTGCTTGAGAAACAGGGTCAGTTGGCAGGGTTCCTGGAAGGAACGTTTGTTTTAAATTTAGGGGTTTATACAGCATTTCTTCAAAGGCTGCATGTAAGGATTGCCCAGTTACAGCCGTGATGATAGCAATGAGCAGCTGAAAATTTGTATCAGAATAACGAACTTTCTTTTTCCCTTCCTCCAAAGACCGGGGAGGAAAGTGAGGAGATTTTACCCTGCGGACTATCTGCATACTTTCATCAATAGAAACAGTCCGATCACCTTCTTCAAGGAGACTTTCAAATAGGCTTTTTTCACCCTTTGTATGAACTATCAAATAGTCGGGTAGACCCGATGAATGACTGAGTAAATGACGGATTGTAATCTTGTTTGTATAATCCGCGCCATTTGAAAGATGGAGTTCTCTAGTAATACTTTGGGGTAGATAAGCGGACATAGCATGATTTATGGATATTCGATCCTGCTCATGAAGCTTTAGTATTACAGCTGCAATGAATAATTTCGTAACACTGGCAATCCAAAAAGGGGTTTCAACCTCCATGGGCGTCCCATCTGGGTTTGCTGCACCTCGGGCTCCAGACCACTGGAAAGATCCGTCACCACTTTCAACTGCAGTAATTGCATGCATGATATTGTTTGTCTTTATAAGATCATTTAAGAGTTCCTCCAGACGCTCTTTAATTGTGTCATTTTCTGAGGCTGTTAGTGGCTTTTTTTGTCTAATTTTAAACATAATATGTGCGTTACAAAAAGGAAGACTATATTTTACCTCCTCAGTAACGATTTGCACCACCCTTCACTAATATTCATCTTTCATTTTATATTTAGAAAACATCTAATTTAGAAAAAATTCCTTCTAGGATTTCTTCTTTATGTTTAAATTTTCCTGCCTAATGATGTTATAATTTTTAGCCAGAGTAACCAGAGGGACGGTTCCTTTGGCTGCTTTGCGCTAGTCAGTAAGAGAACTGTACCTTTACTATGATTTAGTACACCTTAGTACACTTGACACTTTAGCATCTTTTTGTACACTTGAGCACAAAAAACCAGGCAAAAGTGCTGCCCGGTTTCATGACAATATTCTTTTATAGCCAAATATTGTTTTCTATAAATGTGATTTCTAATTATTCCTAATTGTGCTTCTAAAAATTGTGATTATTAATTGTGCTTCTTTATTGTGATTCCTAAGTTTATATAACAATCTTTACTCTATAGCTTTTGGAATTTAACTATTGGTTAATTGGTACAAAGGCGTCATCCTTCCATTGGCCATTTACTTCTGCCAGCACTGCCATCATTAGAAAGCCTTCCATGGGAGGCAGTTGGAGCCCAACTGTAAATGAAGAGGTTCCATCCACTAACTTTAAAACAACATCCTGTTCCACATATATATTGTGGCCATCCTCCAGAGTAAATTTGAGCCTTTCAACTGCGGTCTCACCTTTAATAAGAAGAACATCCTTAAAAATATTGCCCTTGTCAATAAATTCTAGTTGGACATATTTTCCTTCACCTTCAACTTTCACATCATCCAACAGGTTTTTCCCCTCACCAGCTGAAGCTTCCCCATCAATCTCTCTTACAACCCCTGTTTTAACAACATTCACCTCAACACCTTGCTCCACCGCAAAAATAATATGGGGATAAGTTATGACCTGGGTAACCATTTCTCCTGGTGCAGGCTCAACAATGACAGCCTCAAACTGCAGCTTATTAGCTTCTGTGAGGGTAACTTCCCCTGGTTTCACTTCATATCCACCAGTGGGTTTTTCTCCAAATGCCACCACATAGACATCATAATCACCAAAAGTTTTCTGATGAAGCCCTTTTACAATAATAGATTCCTCAACCCAAGTTTTGACTTCATCACCTTTTACAGCACCCAATACCTCTTCCGGCCCAATAAGAATAGGGCCGATATCTGCTTTATCACCAGTATTCTGACACCCAGTTGCAGTAAATACAGTAAATGCAGTAAATATTAAAGCTGCAGCTGCAATAAATAGTAATAGTTTTTTAATCATTACGCAATCACCTCCTATTTGTCCATGTAAAAAACATCTACTTCGGCTACTTCAACTACTACTTTTTCTTACCACGAGATAGCTAATTATATAGACTAGGTGGAGGCCAAAAAAGTTCCAATCCCAAACAATCCATTTTGTCAATTTGTCAAGCCTGACCCATTTCTTGTATCAAATTTCCTTATCAAAAGTTTTACTTCCTCCTGTATTTTCTTTATAATATTCAACTAAATATTTATCTAGTTTTTCACTTATTTTAAGGAGAATATCTTTGCTCATGTTCATATTAACTGCATTCACAAGCAGCCTTCTTGCAACTTCTATCCTATCTATGATTTTCACCTGCCCACTCTCCTGTATACAACCTTTTACAATTCTACACAATTTTACATTAAAATTGGGCTGTTTGCAAATATAAAATATATGCCTTTTGCATATTCAGATATATTCTAAAGTTCGGTAAAGTAGCCTCAACAAGGGAGTGAATTAACTATGACAGAAAAACATGAACTAGATTTAAAAGCTATTGGACAGAGAATAAGAACTGAAAGAGAAAAGCTTGCACTTTCCCGTGAAGAATTTGCAGAAATCATTGACCTGTCTGATTATTATGTAGGTCAATTAGAACGTGGAGAAAGAAAAATGAGCCTGCCAGTTCTGGTTAAAATCAGTGTTCATCTCCATGAATCTTTAGATTACCTGGTCTTTGGAACAGGCAAGGATACAGACCTTTTAAAGGAAGGCAGCAGCAGCTATGGGAAAGCTGACACCAACAAGGGCAGGGAACTTAATCAATTGTTAACAAAATGCTCTACCAGGGAAATAGAGCTTATAGCAAAACTAGTCAAAACTCTAATTCCATATTTAAATTCAAAATAGGGGCAAGTTTTTTGGCATGAGATAAGTATTTTGGAGCTTTCCAAAATACTTATTGAAGCAAAATACCCATTGAAGAATGTAAAACTACAACATCACATGTATTCCATCCCCATAATAATGCAATTCTTTTTTTCCTTTGCCTTGTATAAAGCTTTGTCAGCTGCCTTTATAAGCTGCTCAACCTCAAGTCCCTTTTCTATTTTTGCAGACACTATGCCTATACTTGCAGTAATTCTGCAGTTGATATTCCCGCAGGAAAAGTCATAGTTTTCTATGGCACTTTTTATTCTCTTGGTAATATCCATTACTTCCATAGCATTTGTACGAAAAAGAATTATTGCAAACTCCTCGCCTCCCCACCTGCAGATTATATCATTTGCCCTTGTATTGTTTGTCAATATATCAGCAAACTGGTTCAGCACCTTGTCCCCTACCAGATGACCATATGTGTCATTGATATCCTTAAAACAATCAATATCAAGAAGAATAAGAGAAACCTGGGTGTTGGGCTTTAATTCTGACATCTTTTTATAAAAATACCTTCTGCTGTAAAGACCAGTAAGTGGGTCCGTATAAGCTTGTTTATACAAATGCTTGATTATAACAATAAATATGAAGATGACAATGATCTGTACCAGAACCAATAGTTTCCACAAGCCAGCTTGATTTAAACCATCATAAATACCCATTTCTTTTTCCCCCCTGGCATAATGGTTACTATAATTTTACATTAAATATTTGCCATGTGCAAATGCTTAGTGCTAGCTTGGAGCATAAAAGTTTTTAGCTTGATTAATATACTCATCATAATAAAGGGGGAATACTGCATAGTCGTTGCGATTATCTTCGTGAGTTATTTGCTCCAAATGAATAGCCCTGAGAGATTTCTCTGGCAGGGCTTTACCTGAGGTTAATATTTTTTGTCAATTTGTCAAGCCTGACCCCAATGGAAATTTGTTAAGTTCCAGGGGTGCATTATCATTTACTACAACTATATTTTCTAGCCTTATTCCAAATTCACCAGGCATATAAATACCTGGTTCTATGCTAAAGGCCATGCCATTTTCCAGGACATTTGTATTTCCCCCCATTATATATGGATCTTCATGAACTTCAATTCCTATTCCATGGCCAGTTCTATGGATGAAATATTCTCCGTAACCTGCACTTGAAATCACATTCCTAACAGCCAAATCTAAGTCCTCTATTTTTTTACCTTTAACTGCTTCCTTATATCCCGCATCATAAGCAGCTTTTACTATATCATAAATCTCCCTTTGCCTGCTGTTTGCTTTACCAAGGAAAAAGGTCCTGGTCATATCCGAACAATACCCTTTATATACTGCACCAAAGTCCATGACTACAAATTCGCCAGCTTTAAGCTCCCTGTCAGTAGGGCTGTGATGGGGCAGGGCACTATTAGGCCCTGAAGCAACTATGGGCTTAAAGGCAATATCATCTGCTCCTGCCTCCCTTATCTGAGTTTCAATAAGATGGGCCACCTTTCTTTCACTAATCCCAGGCCTGATAACATCAACCATCTGTGACATGACTTCATCAATAATCTTGCCGGCAGCCAGCATCAATTCAATTTCAGTTGGATCCTTGCACATCTTTAATAGTCCTAGTATTCCTGATGCCCCAATATACTCTGCTTTAGAAAAACACTCCATTATATTTAGAAAGTGGCCAGTCCAGAGCTGTTCATCCACAGCAACCTTAAATCCCCTTTCTGCAAGTGCCAGTTTCAGCAGGGAACAGGAGTTTTCAGTATCCTTCCAGTACTTTAGCTTAAAAAATCCCCCTAGCTCAAGCTCCCTGAATTTTTCCCTGTACATTTCTGGCAGCAGCAGGACTGGCATTCCCTTTTTAGGTATTACAATCAGCTGTAAACGTTCATCAACTACTGTTTTCTTTCCTGTTAAATAAAACATATTAGAAGTTGGCCCTATAAGCATGTAATCCACATTCAAGTCGCCCATTAAACCCTGAACCCTGCTGATTCTATTTAAATAAACATCGGTCATTTCCTTTAACCACCCCTTACTGTAATCCATGCTTTACCATATTTTTTTATCCTGGTTCTCTCCTTAGCATGTTCAATGTTTCCAGTTAAACCTTTTTATTTTTCCCCATTGTTTCGTGTCCATAAGCCCTCTGCCCCATATTGCCTTTCAAGGTCCCACTCAACAATTTCTTTAACTGGCGGAGTCTCAAAGCCCCCTGATTTGCTGGGCTTCCACCCCATCTTGTTGCGAACCTCAACAAGATATTCGGCCTGCTTAAAGGGAGCCAGCACTGCATCAATTACCGGAACTCCTATTAATTCCTGCAGCTCCCTGTAAAAACCAAATTGTATTGTACATCCCAGGATTACTACCTCAGCAAAATCATCTTTAACAGCCCTTTCAGCCTCACTTTTTAACATGGCTTCTGTATGTTTTTCGTCTTCATGGAATTCCAGTACACCCATTTCCAATGACCTGAAGGATGCCAGTTTTTCACCATATCCATACTTGAACACATTACGCCGCATGGCAGGTATCCACTTCCTCCTGCCCACCATTATGGAAAATCTGTCACCCAGCATGGCAGCCAGCTGCATGGATGCCTCTGCAGGGGCAGTAACCACCATACTCTCACATATTTCGCGGGCCTCATGCAAAAAGGGATCATAGAAGCATCCAATTACTGCAGCATCATAGCCCTGCTTTTCAGCCTGTTTTATTGTATGCAGCAGTTCAACACCAATTAGGGCTTCATAATAATGAAACTCTAAATGCCTGGGCCCCTTTTTAAGAGATATCACATGAACCTCAGTATTGTCATCTTTTGCAGCTGCCAGATATTCCTTGACCGCAGTATCCCATGTATTATGACCAACAGGGTTAATAAAAAGTATCCCTTTTGTTACCACCATAACCTTCTCCTTTCCTATTTTTTATCATATAAATGGCATCGTACAAAATGCCCGGGAACTACTTCTCTCATTTCCGGGTCAGTAATGCTGCACTCCCTGCTCCTTTCCCTGCAGCGCAGGTGAAAGCTGCAGCCTGGAGGTATATTAACTGGTGATGGAATTTCTCCAGTAGATAAAACCCTTTTAGGCTTAAGGGCTTCCTCTTCTTCAGAAACAACTGGAATAGCAGAAAGGAGCATCCTTGTATAGGGATGAAGGGGATTTTTAAAGAAGCTAACAGTTTCGGTCATTTCACAGATCTTTCCCAGGTACATTATTGCTACCCTAGTGGCAATGTTTCTCATGAGGCTTAAATCATGGGTAATAAATAGATAGGTAAGCTCCTGCTTCTTCTGCAGCTGCATGAGCATATTAATAATCTTGGCCTGAATGGACACATCCAGGGCAGAGGTAGGTTCATCCAGGACAATAAACCTTGGATTAGCAGCCAGGGCCCTGGCAATGGCTACCATCTGCCGCTCACCACCGCCAATGGAAGCTGGAGATTTGTACATATAATCTGGGGACAATTCAACCAGCTGCAAAATGGAGGCAATTTTCCTGTCCACTTCACTTTTCTTGACAATTTTATGAACCCTTAAGGGAAGCTCCATTATCTGTCTGATTGTCTGCTGCCTGTTTAATGATGAGCCAGGGTCCTGAAAAACAATCTGTATATCTTTTTTTAAAGTCAGAGACCTTTTGTGGCTGACTGCACAAATATCCTGACCTAGAAAAACCATCCTGCCTTCTGTAGGGCTGTACATCCCCATCAAGGTATACGCAAGGGTGCTTTTTCCTGAACCTGATTCACCAACCAAACCCATAACCTCACCTTTTTTAACACTTAGATTTACCCCGTCAACTGCTTTCACAAATCCCTGTCGGCCATTTGGGAGGTTAACAGGAAAATATGTTTTTAGATTTTCAATAATTAATATGCTATCATTCATTTCAGTTACCTCCATATAGAAAGCAAGCAACCTTATGTCCCAAGCCCTGATCCATCAATTCAGGCTTTTGTTCCTTGCAAATGTCCATGACATTTGGACAACGGGGATGGAATCTGCAGCCTGCAGGAGGGCGCAGATAGCTTGGTATATATCCATAAATCCCCTCTGCCATGCCATGACCTGTCAGCTTTGGAACTGATGCCAGAAGACCAAGGGTATAGGGATGCCGGGGCCTTTCAAAAAGATCCCTGGTTCTGGAAGCCTCTACAATATTTCCTGCATACATAACATATATTCTATCTGTCATTTCCCTGGCAACACCCAGGGAGTGGGTTATCATTATTAGAGACATCCCCTTTTTGTCTACCAGTTCATGAAGTATCCGGTGGACCTGGTCCTGGATGGTTACATCCAGGGAGGTTCCAGGTTCATCTGCAATTATTAACTCTCTAGGTGTGACCATGGACATGGCTATGCAGACCCTTTGCTTCATACCTCCACTAAGCTGGTTGGGATAACAGTCTAGAATCCTTTCTGGATCTGGAATGAAAACCTCCCTGATAGCTTTTAAAGCCATATCTCTATAATTTATACCAACCTTATTCTTCTTGCCGGCAAGTGAAAATTTAATAATATCCAGCATCTGGGTTCCAATGGTAAAGACAGGATTTAAAGCAGCAGTTGGTTCCTGGAATATCATGGATATTCCACTCCTGCGCACATTTTGCAAATCTTTATCTTTCATCTGGAGTATGTCCCTGCCCTGGAACAAGATTTCGCCACTTTTGACAATGGCCCTGCCATGAGGAAGGATTCTTAAAACAGCTTTCATTGTGGTAGTTTTGCCGCATCCCGCTTCTCCAACAAGTCCAACCTTTTCCCCCTTGTTAACATGCAGATTTACTCCATCAAGAACCTTCACATGGCCTCCATATGTTTTGTACCATACCCTTAAATCCCTGATATCCAGAATAGACTCCCCATTATTAACAGTACTAGTAGCAGCATTACTAAAGGTATTATTAGTCATGACCACTTTCCCCCCTGGCAAGCATGTCTCTTATCCCGTCTCCAAATAAATTAAACCCTAGAATAATAATTACAATTGCTAGTGATGGGAAAACTGTCATCCACCATAGATCAGGCATATATCTAGTTCCCTCGGATACCATTTGTCCCAGTGCAGGAGTAGGCGGCTGCTCACCCAGCCCTACAAAGCTTAATGCAGCTCCAATAAGTATAACCCAGCCTACATCCAGGGCCATTTTTGTAAAAATTGGAGACAGACAGTTGGGGAGAATTTCTCTAAACAGTATATGAAACTTGCTGGCTCCAATGAGCTCTGCAGAAATAACAAAGTATTCGTTTCTTAATGAGGATGCCATGCCGTAAACAAGCCTCGTATACCACGGCCACCACATTACAGTTATAGCAACCATGGCATTTTTAAGATTAGGCTCTAAAACAGCGGCTATGGCCAGGGCCAATAAAATAGGAGGAATTGCCAGAAAAACATCTGTTAACCGCATTACGACAGTATCCAGCTTGCTTCCCTTATAATAACCTGCTAACAAACCCAGGATAACTCCAAGGGGCACTGCTATGGAAAGGACAATGACAGCCATTAATAAAGCACCCCGAAAGGAAAAAATTATTCTTGTTAATATGTCCCTTCCAAAGACATCTGTTCCCAGGAGATAGGTGCTGCCTGGTGCAATACTGGCATTGCCGTAATCAACAAATTCCCGAACATGCTGGGGAAAAGGTGTGATAACTGGTGCCAAGAGGGCTGCCAGCCCTACACATATCACAATGGCCAGGCCCAATACTGAAAGCTTGTTGCGTGAAAACAAATACCAGTTCTTTTTAAGGGTTTCTGCCAGCCTCTGGGAAAAGGCTGGAACCACTATTTCAGTTTGAGTTTGTAAATTAGCATTCACTATATCTTGCCCCCCAGCCTGATACGTGGATCCAGGTAAGCCACAATTATATCAACAATAATGTTAATAATGATAAAGATTAGGCCAAAAATAAGGACAACAGAGGATATGGCATTTAGATCCTTGCGCAGCATTGCCTCCATGCCATATCTGGAAATGCCAGGCCAGTTAAATATAACCTCAACTAGAAAGGCATTGCCCATTAAAGCTGCAATATCCAGGCCCATGACAGAAACTGCCGGTATTAAAGAAGGTTTTAAAAGGTATTTGCCCATGATAACCCGGGTAGGCATTCCATATCCCCTGGCAAGGGCTATATAATCCTTGGACATGTTATCAGTCATGGCCGATCTTACAATTCTAGCCTCCTGAAACAAGGGCCCCATGGCCAGTGCCAGGGCTGGCAGGAAGAGATGCTTCACTGCATTCCAGAATACATCAACCTTGCCTGCCAGCAGGCTGTCTATTGTTACAAAGCCTGTAACATGAGGTGGAACCTGGACTCCATAGCTGAGCTGGCCCAGAACGGGAATTACAGGCCACATGTAGCCAAAAACAAGGACAAAAAGCACTGCCAGCACAAAAGAAGGAACAGCTACCCCTGTATAGGCCAGTATCCTTATTGCAGCATCCAGGAACCTGTCACGGTAATTAGCCGCCAGCATCCCAAAAAGAATGGATAATACCACAACCATAAATGCAGACATTAATGCCAGCTCCAGGGTCCTTGGCAGGAATTCCTTAACGTCCTGCATAACCGGCCTTTTGGTAACAATGGATACTCCCAGATCTCCCACCATTACCCCCTTGATCCAGAATACATACTGTGCCGGCAGGGGTTTATCCAGGTGCATTTCTGCCCTTAAAGCATCCACAGCAAATTGGGGTGCCCTTGGTCCAAGGGCCATTCTGGCAGGATCCCCCGGAACAACCCTGGCAATTACAAAAATCACTATAGAAATACCAACTAGTACCACTATGGATAGCAGGAGCCTTTTGAAGATATATGTCCTAAGCCTCATAGCCTGGTTTCCCCCTTAGCTAATACAATTTGGAAAAATGGCGGCCCAGCATTCATAACTGCTAATCAACAATACTGAACCGCCAGGTAATTTTAGCAGGTCTTCTTACTTGGGTATCCTGTCAGGATAAACCTTGAAATCACGGTAGTAGAACTGGTAGCCCATTACAGAGGTTACAGGCTTACCTGCTTTAGTCAGCTCTGCAGCCGGCCAGTATATATAATCCTCCTGGTAAGCTCTCTTTTCAGCCTGGTCAAAAACCCACAATGTGGGAGCAAGCTCTACTATCTTTTCTTGAATACCCATGTATTTTTGCATGCGCTCATTGAAATCAACTGTGCCAATGGCTTCATCAATAGCCTTATCTATTTCAGGATCCATGAGCCACTCTCCCTGCTCCCAGGTTCCCGTTGACCTTGAATGGTACCTTGATTCCAGGATAGACCCAGCTTCATTATAATGGGAAGAAACAAATACTATACTGGCATTAGGTGTGTTCTCCATTGTAGTTACAAGATCCACAAAGGACAACCAGGGCATCCTTACCACATCAACCTTGATGCCAATTTCCCCTGCATTTGATTGGAGGAGCATGGCTACCTTCTCTTCATCAGGAACCTCTGCAATCCAGACCAGCTCCACTGGATAATCATTAAGCCTGTCAGCATATTTGGATTTTGCCAGTTCCTCCTGCGCCTTTGCCAGATTTCTTGCCTGCTCTGGAATATCAGGATTATGTCCCGGCAGGTTAGCGGGCACAGGACCCCTTGATTTTGCTGAGCCTGGGAACAGCTGGTCAACCACCACATCATAGTCAAAAACATAAGACAGGGCTCTGCGGAAATGCACATCATCAGTAGGAGGTACCTTGGTATTTAGCATTATGTTCAGGTTAGTTCCTGAAAATACCGAGTTAACTGCAACCCCTGGTATCTTTTCTAAGGCATCCAGGGCTTCCTTTGTCTGCCACTGGTCAGTAATCTCAAGCTCTCTTCTATTTATCAAGGTCCTAACAGTTTGACCAGAGGTTGTTCCTAAAATCATAAAAGCTTCAGGAGCATCTGCCTCCCAGCCAGCCCAGTAATCTTTAAAGGCAGTTCCATGTAAATACTCCTGCATTTTCAGCTCTTTTACCATATACGGTCCACTACCGGCATCATTGGTGATAAGCCAGTTTTTACCATAATCCCCCATGTCGCCGTAAGGTCCATCTCCCAGGTTAGCCATGACCTCACTGGCATTTAAAATATAGAGTCTTACCAGGGTTGACAGGAAGGGGCCAAAGGGCTTATCTAAAGTAAATCTAACTGTATGGGTGTCTAGTGCCTCAGCTTTTTTTACAACACCACTAAACAAGTAACCATACCCTTCCCCAATGGTGAGCATCCTGTTCATAGAAAATACCACGTCTTCGGCAGTTAGCTCGTCACCGTTATGAAACTTTACCCCCTCTCTAAGGTAGAAGGTCCATACCAGGCCTCCATCATCAGCCTCCCAATAAGTAGCCAGCCATGGACTCAAGGTGCCGTCATGGTTTGGAAATACCAATGTGTCATATAGATTTGCAAAGGCTATTGAGCTTGCATAATCTGAGCCTACTCCAGGGTCAATAACCGGTACAGTTGCTTCAGTGCTTCTTATTATCCTTTCCTGCATTTCAGGTTCCTGGGATGTGTCACTTCCTTTAGGAGCCCCACCCCCTCCACATCCAACAGCAATCATCAAAACCAGTAAAACCAGACCAATTGCCATTACAATTTTTTTACTGCTGTTCACTTTAAAAACTCCTCCCTGTTTTTTCTTTTTAATTCTTCACAAGCACCCAGAGCACTTCACAATCCTCTGTCCCATCATTTATAGTCCAGTGGAATTCTCCAGCAGGAATATATGCAGCCTGCCCACTGGAAATCCTGTGTTCACTGCCATTTACCATGGTTACCACAGTTCCCCTGCATATAAGTGAATATTCATCACTACTATGAACCCCATCACCTGCAGCAGGTATTCTAGCACCAGGAGGTATGGTTACCATTCCCATTGTCACCTTGTCATTGGACGTATTCTTTTTGTCAAAAATTACCTTAAATAAACAATTATT of the Desulfitibacter alkalitolerans DSM 16504 genome contains:
- a CDS encoding serine hydrolase domain-containing protein — protein: MQIVTEEVKYSLPFCNAHIMFKIRQKKPLTASENDTIKERLEELLNDLIKTNNIMHAITAVESGDGSFQWSGARGAANPDGTPMEVETPFWIASVTKLFIAAVILKLHEQDRISINHAMSAYLPQSITRELHLSNGADYTNKITIRHLLSHSSGLPDYLIVHTKGEKSLFESLLEEGDRTVSIDESMQIVRRVKSPHFPPRSLEEGKKKVRYSDTNFQLLIAIITAVTGQSLHAAFEEMLYKPLNLKQTFLPGTLPTDPVSQAATVWYKDMPLNIPKAMSSIGDLNSTIVDLLAFMRALIYGRVFAKPITLDLMLNEWNKFGLSFSPVGPGWPIEYSLGMMRFKMPRIFTPFNPMPGVIGHTGASGSWLFYCPSMDIFLAGNVSQITAGAVPFKVVPKQLSILNKYF
- a CDS encoding ABC transporter permease, coding for MVVPAFSQRLAETLKKNWYLFSRNKLSVLGLAIVICVGLAALLAPVITPFPQHVREFVDYGNASIAPGSTYLLGTDVFGRDILTRIIFSFRGALLMAVIVLSIAVPLGVILGLLAGYYKGSKLDTVVMRLTDVFLAIPPILLALAIAAVLEPNLKNAMVAITVMWWPWYTRLVYGMASSLRNEYFVISAELIGASKFHILFREILPNCLSPIFTKMALDVGWVILIGAALSFVGLGEQPPTPALGQMVSEGTRYMPDLWWMTVFPSLAIVIIILGFNLFGDGIRDMLARGESGHD
- a CDS encoding M24 family metallopeptidase, which translates into the protein MTDVYLNRISRVQGLMGDLNVDYMLIGPTSNMFYLTGKKTVVDERLQLIVIPKKGMPVLLLPEMYREKFRELELGGFFKLKYWKDTENSCSLLKLALAERGFKVAVDEQLWTGHFLNIMECFSKAEYIGASGILGLLKMCKDPTEIELMLAAGKIIDEVMSQMVDVIRPGISERKVAHLIETQIREAGADDIAFKPIVASGPNSALPHHSPTDRELKAGEFVVMDFGAVYKGYCSDMTRTFFLGKANSRQREIYDIVKAAYDAGYKEAVKGKKIEDLDLAVRNVISSAGYGEYFIHRTGHGIGIEVHEDPYIMGGNTNVLENGMAFSIEPGIYMPGEFGIRLENIVVVNDNAPLELNKFPLGSGLTN
- a CDS encoding helix-turn-helix domain-containing protein, producing the protein MTEKHELDLKAIGQRIRTEREKLALSREEFAEIIDLSDYYVGQLERGERKMSLPVLVKISVHLHESLDYLVFGTGKDTDLLKEGSSSYGKADTNKGRELNQLLTKCSTREIELIAKLVKTLIPYLNSK
- a CDS encoding protease complex subunit PrcB family protein, with protein sequence MIKKLLLFIAAAALIFTAFTVFTATGCQNTGDKADIGPILIGPEEVLGAVKGDEVKTWVEESIIVKGLHQKTFGDYDVYVVAFGEKPTGGYEVKPGEVTLTEANKLQFEAVIVEPAPGEMVTQVITYPHIIFAVEQGVEVNVVKTGVVREIDGEASAGEGKNLLDDVKVEGEGKYVQLEFIDKGNIFKDVLLIKGETAVERLKFTLEDGHNIYVEQDVVLKLVDGTSSFTVGLQLPPMEGFLMMAVLAEVNGQWKDDAFVPINQ
- a CDS encoding ABC transporter ATP-binding protein, with the protein product MTNNTFSNAATSTVNNGESILDIRDLRVWYKTYGGHVKVLDGVNLHVNKGEKVGLVGEAGCGKTTTMKAVLRILPHGRAIVKSGEILFQGRDILQMKDKDLQNVRRSGISMIFQEPTAALNPVFTIGTQMLDIIKFSLAGKKNKVGINYRDMALKAIREVFIPDPERILDCYPNQLSGGMKQRVCIAMSMVTPRELIIADEPGTSLDVTIQDQVHRILHELVDKKGMSLIMITHSLGVAREMTDRIYVMYAGNIVEASRTRDLFERPRHPYTLGLLASVPKLTGHGMAEGIYGYIPSYLRPPAGCRFHPRCPNVMDICKEQKPELMDQGLGHKVACFLYGGN
- a CDS encoding GGDEF domain-containing protein, whose amino-acid sequence is MGIYDGLNQAGLWKLLVLVQIIVIFIFIVIIKHLYKQAYTDPLTGLYSRRYFYKKMSELKPNTQVSLILLDIDCFKDINDTYGHLVGDKVLNQFADILTNNTRANDIICRWGGEEFAIILFRTNAMEVMDITKRIKSAIENYDFSCGNINCRITASIGIVSAKIEKGLEVEQLIKAADKALYKAKEKKNCIIMGMEYM
- a CDS encoding aspartyl-phosphate phosphatase Spo0E family protein, whose protein sequence is MKIIDRIEVARRLLVNAVNMNMSKDILLKISEKLDKYLVEYYKENTGGSKTFDKEI
- a CDS encoding ABC transporter ATP-binding protein → MNDSILIIENLKTYFPVNLPNGRQGFVKAVDGVNLSVKKGEVMGLVGESGSGKSTLAYTLMGMYSPTEGRMVFLGQDICAVSHKRSLTLKKDIQIVFQDPGSSLNRQQTIRQIMELPLRVHKIVKKSEVDRKIASILQLVELSPDYMYKSPASIGGGERQMVAIARALAANPRFIVLDEPTSALDVSIQAKIINMLMQLQKKQELTYLFITHDLSLMRNIATRVAIMYLGKICEMTETVSFFKNPLHPYTRMLLSAIPVVSEEEEALKPKRVLSTGEIPSPVNIPPGCSFHLRCRERSRECSITDPEMREVVPGHFVRCHLYDKK
- a CDS encoding aspartate/glutamate racemase family protein; amino-acid sequence: MVVTKGILFINPVGHNTWDTAVKEYLAAAKDDNTEVHVISLKKGPRHLEFHYYEALIGVELLHTIKQAEKQGYDAAVIGCFYDPFLHEAREICESMVVTAPAEASMQLAAMLGDRFSIMVGRRKWIPAMRRNVFKYGYGEKLASFRSLEMGVLEFHEDEKHTEAMLKSEAERAVKDDFAEVVILGCTIQFGFYRELQELIGVPVIDAVLAPFKQAEYLVEVRNKMGWKPSKSGGFETPPVKEIVEWDLERQYGAEGLWTRNNGEK